The following proteins are co-located in the Mesorhizobium australicum WSM2073 genome:
- a CDS encoding zinc-binding alcohol dehydrogenase family protein gives MKAVVCRSPGDLVVEDHPAPGAPPPGWALVAVSHVGICGTDYHIFEGKHPFLAYPRIMGHEVSGTVTERGEGVDLALGEPVIINPYLSCGKCIACRHGKPNCCVRIEVLGVHRDGAMCEQILVPAKNLYPTNGLSLADAAAVEFLAIGAHAVRRARAEPGARTLVIGAGPIGLGTAIFARIAGLDVTLLDMSTERLVFAASELGFSILDGSQGPVSDLVRDATDGEGFDVVFDATGNTRSVQSAFAHVAHGGALVLVSVVKDDIVFSDPEFHKREMTLIGSRNALRADFDHVAASIRNGAVPLAKLVTHRTTLADTPGDLARWAHEKSGLIKAVIEIG, from the coding sequence ATGAAAGCCGTCGTCTGCCGCTCGCCCGGCGACCTTGTTGTCGAAGACCACCCGGCTCCCGGCGCCCCGCCTCCCGGCTGGGCCCTGGTGGCGGTCAGTCATGTCGGCATCTGCGGCACCGACTACCATATCTTCGAGGGTAAGCACCCTTTCCTCGCCTATCCCCGCATCATGGGCCATGAAGTCTCCGGCACAGTGACCGAGCGGGGCGAAGGCGTCGACCTCGCCCTTGGCGAACCGGTGATCATCAACCCCTACCTTTCCTGCGGTAAATGCATCGCCTGCCGGCACGGCAAGCCCAATTGCTGTGTCAGGATCGAAGTGCTCGGCGTGCACCGCGACGGCGCGATGTGCGAACAGATCCTGGTGCCGGCTAAGAATCTCTATCCCACCAACGGCCTGTCGCTCGCCGACGCCGCCGCCGTCGAATTCCTGGCCATCGGCGCGCATGCCGTCCGGCGCGCCCGGGCCGAGCCTGGCGCCCGCACCCTGGTCATCGGCGCTGGCCCGATCGGGCTCGGCACCGCCATCTTCGCCCGCATTGCCGGGTTGGACGTGACACTTCTCGACATGAGCACCGAAAGACTGGTCTTCGCGGCGAGTGAACTCGGCTTTTCGATTCTCGACGGCTCGCAAGGACCCGTGTCCGATCTGGTGCGTGATGCGACCGACGGCGAAGGCTTCGACGTGGTCTTCGACGCCACCGGCAACACGCGATCGGTTCAATCTGCCTTTGCCCACGTCGCGCATGGCGGAGCGCTGGTGCTGGTCAGCGTCGTCAAGGACGATATTGTTTTTTCCGATCCCGAGTTCCACAAGCGAGAAATGACATTGATCGGCAGCCGCAATGCGTTGCGCGCCGACTTCGACCATGTCGCGGCCTCGATCCGCAATGGTGCCGTGCCGTTGGCCAAGCTTGTCACCCACCGCACCACGCTGGCCGATACGCCAGGAGATCTCGCACGCTGGGCGCATGAAAAGTCGGGCCTGATCAAGGCCGTGATCGAGATCGGATAG
- a CDS encoding ABC transporter substrate-binding protein, producing MKFVTSILNRRAVMALAAASMLTGVMHTAPVSAADVTIPIIVKDTTSFYWQIVLAGARKAGKDLGINVPELGAQAETDVNGQVSILENAVASNPAAIVIAPTEFKALGKPIDEAAAKVKVIGIDSGADSKAFTSFLTTDNVQGGRVAADGLAAAIGAANGGKIEGDVALITNAPGAGSLEQRKQGFTEQLKAKYPGLKLVADKYADGQATTGLNIATDLITANPNLKGIFASNLIMAQGVGQAVAENNLGGKLALVGFDSDEKLIKFLNDGVISALVVQDPYRMGYDGIKTALAASKGEKVEANVDTGANLVTKANMKDPKIDALLNPKL from the coding sequence ATGAAATTCGTGACCAGCATTCTCAACCGCCGCGCCGTCATGGCCCTGGCGGCAGCATCGATGCTCACCGGCGTCATGCATACCGCACCGGTTTCGGCGGCGGATGTGACTATCCCGATCATCGTCAAGGACACCACGTCCTTCTACTGGCAGATCGTTCTGGCCGGCGCCCGCAAGGCCGGCAAGGATCTCGGCATCAACGTGCCGGAACTCGGCGCCCAGGCCGAGACCGACGTCAACGGCCAGGTCTCGATCCTCGAGAACGCCGTCGCCAGCAACCCGGCCGCAATCGTGATCGCGCCCACCGAGTTCAAGGCGCTGGGCAAGCCGATCGATGAAGCGGCCGCCAAGGTCAAGGTCATCGGCATCGACTCCGGCGCCGACTCCAAGGCCTTCACCTCGTTCCTGACCACCGACAACGTGCAGGGCGGACGCGTCGCCGCGGACGGCCTTGCCGCCGCCATCGGCGCCGCCAATGGCGGCAAGATCGAGGGCGACGTCGCCCTGATCACCAACGCTCCCGGCGCCGGCTCGCTCGAACAGCGCAAGCAGGGCTTCACCGAGCAGCTCAAGGCAAAATATCCCGGCCTGAAGCTGGTCGCCGACAAATACGCCGACGGCCAGGCCACCACCGGCCTCAACATCGCCACCGACCTGATCACAGCCAATCCGAACCTCAAGGGCATCTTCGCCTCCAACCTGATCATGGCGCAGGGCGTCGGCCAGGCCGTCGCCGAGAACAACCTTGGCGGCAAGCTGGCGCTGGTCGGCTTCGACAGCGACGAGAAGCTGATCAAGTTCCTCAACGACGGCGTCATTTCCGCCCTCGTCGTCCAGGATCCCTACCGGATGGGCTATGACGGCATCAAGACCGCGCTCGCCGCCTCGAAGGGCGAAAAGGTCGAGGCCAATGTGGACACCGGCGCCAATCTGGTGACCAAGGCCAATATGAAGGACCCCAAGATCGACGCGCTGCTCAATCCCAAGCTTTAA
- a CDS encoding carbon-phosphorus lyase complex subunit PhnI: MYVAVKGGEAAIANAHSLLADRRRGDRSVPPLRLDQIVEQLALGVDRVMSEGSLYDRELAALAIVQARGDMIEAIFLVRAYRTTLPRFGYSRPIDTSTMLVERRVSATYKDLPGGQLLGPTFDYTHRLLDPELAAGVDVAEPLRRETEAQAMPRVSAILAREGLIEPDGDMPGDHVPGDITREPLEFPMARDIRLQALSRGDEGFLLALGYSTQRGYARNHPFVGEIRIGEVELELDVPELPFAVPLGMVRVTECQMVNQFKGSAKAPPQFTRGYGLVFGQSERKAMAMALCDRALRASELGEDIVAAAQDEEFVISHSDNVQATGFVEHLKLPHYVDFQAELDLVRRMRAEYEARENPAKAEEKKEAAE; encoded by the coding sequence ATGTATGTCGCGGTAAAAGGTGGCGAAGCCGCCATTGCCAACGCCCACAGCCTGCTTGCCGACCGCCGGCGCGGCGACCGCTCGGTGCCCCCGCTTCGCCTCGACCAGATCGTGGAACAGCTGGCGCTCGGCGTCGACCGGGTGATGAGCGAAGGCTCGCTCTATGACAGGGAACTGGCCGCGCTAGCCATCGTTCAGGCGCGCGGCGACATGATCGAGGCGATCTTCCTGGTGCGCGCTTACCGCACCACGCTGCCGCGCTTCGGCTATTCCAGACCGATCGACACCAGCACCATGCTGGTCGAGCGGCGTGTGTCGGCGACCTACAAGGATCTGCCCGGTGGCCAGTTGCTCGGCCCGACCTTCGACTACACCCACCGCCTGCTCGACCCCGAGCTCGCCGCCGGTGTCGATGTCGCCGAGCCCTTGCGGCGCGAGACGGAAGCCCAGGCGATGCCGCGTGTCTCGGCTATCCTTGCCCGCGAAGGCCTGATCGAGCCCGATGGCGACATGCCTGGGGATCATGTTCCCGGCGACATCACACGCGAGCCGCTGGAATTCCCGATGGCGCGCGACATCCGCCTGCAGGCACTGTCGCGCGGCGACGAAGGTTTTCTGCTGGCGCTCGGCTATTCCACCCAGCGCGGCTATGCCCGCAACCATCCCTTTGTCGGCGAAATCCGCATCGGCGAGGTCGAGCTGGAGCTCGACGTTCCCGAACTGCCTTTCGCCGTGCCGCTCGGCATGGTGCGCGTCACCGAATGCCAGATGGTCAATCAGTTCAAGGGCTCGGCCAAGGCGCCGCCGCAATTCACCCGCGGCTACGGCCTCGTCTTCGGCCAGAGCGAACGCAAGGCGATGGCCATGGCGCTCTGCGACCGCGCCTTGCGCGCCTCCGAGCTCGGCGAGGATATCGTCGCCGCCGCCCAGGACGAGGAGTTCGTCATCTCGCACTCCGACAATGTCCAGGCCACCGGCTTCGTCGAGCACCTGAAGCTGCCGCACTACGTCGACTTCCAGGCCGAACTCGATCTCGTACGTCGCATGCGCGCCGAGTACGAAGCACGCGAGAATCCAGCGAAGGCGGAAGAAAAAAAGGAGGCAGCGGAATGA
- the phnF gene encoding phosphonate metabolism transcriptional regulator PhnF, with product MIGHDVADSIERRSGVSLWRQIADRILQSIAAGDFAENAALPPEVALAERYGVNRHTVRSAISALVQEGVLRAEQGRGTFVLSRKRLSYPIGARTRFSAGLQGQTSERHIVLLASSVEPASQRVAEGLGLARGAEVIRLETRGEADGRPVSRAAGWFDARRFAGIDKAMAQTGSITASLARFGIDDYLRQSTVLSARHADAADLADLDLQPGAIVLVTVAVNVTPDGQPIQFSESRFPAERVELKLSAL from the coding sequence ATGATCGGGCATGATGTGGCCGACAGCATCGAGCGGCGCAGCGGCGTCTCACTGTGGCGCCAGATCGCCGACAGGATCCTGCAGTCCATCGCCGCCGGCGATTTCGCCGAAAACGCCGCGCTGCCGCCCGAAGTCGCGCTGGCCGAGCGCTACGGCGTCAACCGTCACACCGTACGCAGCGCCATATCGGCCCTCGTGCAGGAGGGCGTGCTGCGGGCCGAGCAGGGACGCGGCACCTTCGTCCTGTCACGCAAGCGGCTGTCCTATCCGATTGGCGCGCGGACACGCTTTTCGGCTGGCCTGCAGGGGCAGACGTCGGAACGGCACATCGTGCTGCTCGCTTCGTCGGTCGAGCCCGCCAGCCAGCGCGTGGCCGAAGGCCTTGGCCTTGCCAGGGGTGCCGAGGTGATCCGGTTGGAGACACGCGGCGAGGCTGACGGACGGCCAGTGTCGCGCGCCGCTGGATGGTTCGATGCCCGGCGCTTTGCCGGCATCGACAAGGCGATGGCGCAAACCGGTTCTATCACCGCCTCGCTCGCACGTTTCGGTATCGACGATTATCTCAGGCAATCGACCGTGCTCTCGGCGCGCCATGCCGACGCCGCCGATCTCGCCGATCTCGATCTGCAGCCGGGCGCCATCGTGCTGGTCACGGTTGCGGTCAACGTCACACCCGACGGCCAGCCGATCCAGTTTTCGGAGTCGCGTTTTCCGGCCGAGCGGGTGGAGTTGAAGCTGTCGGCGCTGTAG
- the phnG gene encoding phosphonate C-P lyase system protein PhnG: MRGQEGRDQAERKAAMATLAQSSGDDIVRLWNESGLPSQAELLRGPETGLVTLRGRIGGGGAPFNVGEATVTRATVRLPSGQVGHCYALGRDKQKAKLGAIADALWQDPARRTEVETRLIAPLRSALAAVQEKRRAETAATKVDFFTMVRGED, encoded by the coding sequence ATGCGAGGACAGGAAGGCCGCGACCAGGCCGAGCGCAAGGCCGCCATGGCGACGCTGGCGCAATCGAGCGGCGACGACATCGTGCGGCTCTGGAACGAGTCCGGCCTGCCTTCGCAAGCCGAACTTCTGCGCGGTCCCGAGACGGGCCTGGTCACGCTGCGTGGCCGCATCGGCGGCGGCGGCGCGCCCTTCAATGTCGGCGAGGCGACCGTCACGCGTGCCACTGTCCGGCTGCCATCCGGGCAGGTCGGCCATTGCTACGCGCTTGGCCGCGACAAGCAGAAGGCGAAGCTGGGAGCAATAGCCGACGCGCTCTGGCAGGACCCTGCCCGCCGCACCGAGGTCGAGACCAGGCTGATCGCGCCTTTGCGGTCGGCGCTTGCCGCTGTCCAGGAAAAACGCCGCGCCGAGACGGCGGCAACGAAGGTGGATTTCTTCACCATGGTTCGCGGAGAAGATTGA
- a CDS encoding ABC transporter permease: MSIEAIPAEKPKRNYNVLFGLTLLALLVLLWIVLSLATPSFASGNNIANLLRQGSMIAIMAVGQTFVIITGGIDLSVGAVVGFATVVVAMLINAGVPIAVAILITLLVGVAIGLFHGFGIVKMGLPPFIITLATLTSLRGIGLLMTNGNSININSDSFTAFSRNSFIGIPNLFWMVILVGVPAYVFLHHSRWGRYLFSVGSNAEASRLSGVNVQRTIYMAYTLSGLCAAFVGVLLAARIGIGNPTQAEGWELQAIASSVIGGTSLFGAVGSVHGPLLGAFILATINNGANLLNVNSFWQRIITGALIIIIVYFDGLRRRGK; encoded by the coding sequence ATGAGCATCGAGGCGATCCCCGCCGAAAAACCGAAGCGCAACTACAACGTCCTGTTCGGGCTGACGCTGCTGGCGCTGCTGGTGCTGCTCTGGATCGTCCTGTCCCTGGCGACGCCAAGCTTCGCCTCGGGCAACAACATCGCCAATCTTCTGCGGCAGGGCTCGATGATCGCCATCATGGCGGTCGGCCAGACCTTCGTCATCATCACCGGCGGCATCGATCTGTCGGTCGGCGCGGTGGTCGGCTTCGCCACCGTCGTCGTCGCCATGCTGATCAATGCCGGCGTTCCGATCGCGGTCGCCATCCTGATCACCTTGCTCGTCGGTGTCGCCATCGGCCTTTTCCATGGCTTCGGCATCGTCAAGATGGGCTTGCCGCCGTTCATCATCACGCTGGCGACGCTGACCTCGCTGCGCGGCATCGGCCTTTTGATGACCAACGGCAACTCGATCAACATCAACAGCGACAGCTTTACCGCCTTCTCGCGCAATTCCTTTATCGGCATCCCCAATTTGTTCTGGATGGTGATCCTGGTGGGTGTGCCCGCCTATGTCTTCCTGCATCACAGCCGTTGGGGCCGCTACCTCTTTTCGGTCGGCTCCAACGCCGAGGCCTCGCGCCTGTCCGGCGTCAATGTCCAGCGCACCATCTACATGGCTTATACGCTGTCCGGCCTGTGCGCGGCCTTCGTCGGCGTGCTGCTCGCCGCCCGCATCGGCATCGGCAACCCGACCCAGGCCGAGGGCTGGGAACTGCAGGCGATCGCCTCTTCGGTCATCGGCGGCACCTCGCTGTTCGGCGCGGTCGGCTCGGTGCACGGGCCGCTGCTTGGCGCCTTCATCCTGGCCACCATCAACAACGGCGCCAACCTGCTCAACGTCAACTCGTTCTGGCAGCGCATCATCACCGGCGCGCTGATCATCATCATCGTCTACTTCGACGGACTGCGCCGCCGCGGCAAATGA
- the phnH gene encoding phosphonate C-P lyase system protein PhnH, translating into MDIAAQSIEGGFADPVFNAQTVFRAVMDAMARPGSVHPLPPLARPPAPLSATSGAVALALCDNDTPLWLDPPLHASAAIGSWLGFHTGAPLANTPADAHFAFVATPAEMMALDGFSQGTQDYPDRSTTLILQVGDLVSGTPLLLEGPGIETSATIAPAQMPRHFVEQWKQNIRRFPRGVDIILATSDRIACLPRTTRIKTMEA; encoded by the coding sequence ATGGATATCGCTGCGCAATCGATCGAGGGCGGTTTCGCCGATCCGGTCTTCAACGCTCAGACCGTGTTTCGGGCCGTCATGGATGCCATGGCGCGGCCGGGCAGTGTCCACCCCTTGCCACCCCTGGCCCGCCCACCGGCTCCGCTCTCGGCGACGTCGGGCGCCGTAGCACTGGCGCTATGCGACAACGACACGCCGCTCTGGCTCGACCCTCCCCTGCATGCCTCCGCCGCGATCGGGTCCTGGCTTGGTTTCCACACAGGCGCGCCGCTGGCCAACACGCCGGCCGACGCGCATTTCGCGTTTGTTGCCACGCCGGCCGAGATGATGGCGCTCGACGGTTTTTCGCAGGGCACGCAGGATTATCCCGACCGATCGACGACGCTGATCCTGCAGGTCGGCGACCTCGTTTCAGGCACTCCGTTACTGCTGGAAGGCCCGGGCATCGAAACCAGCGCCACGATCGCGCCGGCACAGATGCCGCGCCATTTCGTCGAGCAGTGGAAGCAGAATATCAGGCGCTTTCCGCGCGGCGTCGACATCATCCTCGCCACATCGGACCGCATAGCCTGCCTGCCGCGCACGACGCGTATCAAGACGATGGAGGCGTAA
- a CDS encoding sugar ABC transporter ATP-binding protein, which produces MTPTAQELHPAPVLEPGRTILELRGLEKRYPGTHALKPVNLAFKSGEIHAIVGENGAGKSTLIKLLTGVMPRTSGEVLWEGQPAALATPHEAMALGINAVHQEVVLCRHLTVAANMFLGEENSRFGILQQRAMVREAQTIIDDLGFDLPAHVMLGDLTIGQQQLIAAARATVRGTKFLIFDEPTAYLTRKEADQLFTLIRRLKGEGVTIIYISHRMEEVFELADRVSVLRDGTLVGTRNIAETNDAELVKMMINRSIEQVYHKEHFTPGAPIVETRNLSGKGFENISMTVRAGEIVGLYGLIGAGRSEFVTSLYGRHKKSAGQILWEGKDVQINSEHDAIKLGMALAPESRRDQGLCLNLPVGLNLNLPIYKRISSNLLISNAKEKAEADRQIAGLRIKTPTRGALASSLSGGNQQKIVIGKWLAHGAKLFIFDEPTVGVDVGTKAEIYRLFGELLSKGAGIILISSYLPEVYELADTLHVFRRGKLVATHGFHTASHEDILTQALAEKQEKLGGQT; this is translated from the coding sequence ATGACGCCGACGGCGCAGGAACTGCATCCGGCCCCCGTGCTGGAACCCGGCAGGACCATCCTCGAACTGCGCGGGCTGGAAAAACGCTACCCCGGCACCCATGCGCTGAAGCCGGTCAATCTCGCCTTCAAGTCAGGCGAAATCCACGCCATCGTCGGCGAGAACGGCGCCGGCAAATCGACCCTCATCAAACTCCTGACCGGCGTCATGCCGCGCACCTCTGGCGAGGTCCTCTGGGAAGGCCAGCCGGCAGCCCTGGCGACGCCGCATGAAGCGATGGCGCTCGGCATCAATGCCGTGCACCAGGAAGTCGTGCTGTGCCGTCACCTGACGGTCGCCGCCAACATGTTCCTTGGCGAGGAAAATTCCCGTTTCGGCATCCTGCAGCAGCGCGCCATGGTCAGGGAAGCGCAGACGATCATCGACGATCTCGGCTTCGACCTGCCGGCGCATGTCATGCTGGGTGATCTCACCATCGGCCAGCAACAGCTGATCGCCGCTGCCCGCGCCACGGTGCGCGGCACCAAATTCCTGATCTTCGACGAACCCACGGCCTACCTCACCCGCAAGGAGGCCGACCAGCTTTTCACGCTGATCCGGCGCCTGAAGGGTGAAGGCGTGACGATCATCTACATTAGCCATCGCATGGAGGAGGTCTTCGAACTCGCCGACCGGGTTTCCGTGCTGCGCGACGGCACGCTGGTCGGCACACGCAATATCGCCGAGACCAATGATGCCGAGCTGGTCAAGATGATGATCAACCGCTCTATCGAACAGGTCTATCACAAGGAGCATTTCACGCCGGGCGCTCCGATCGTCGAAACAAGGAACCTGTCGGGCAAAGGCTTCGAGAACATCTCGATGACGGTGCGTGCCGGTGAGATCGTCGGCCTCTATGGACTGATCGGCGCCGGCCGCAGCGAGTTTGTCACCTCGCTCTATGGACGTCACAAGAAGTCGGCCGGCCAGATCCTGTGGGAAGGCAAGGACGTCCAGATCAACTCCGAGCACGACGCTATCAAGCTCGGCATGGCACTGGCGCCGGAAAGCCGCCGCGACCAGGGCCTTTGCCTCAATCTGCCGGTCGGCCTCAACCTCAATTTGCCGATCTACAAGCGCATCTCCAGCAATCTGTTGATCTCGAACGCGAAAGAGAAGGCCGAGGCCGACCGTCAGATCGCCGGCCTGAGGATCAAGACGCCGACGCGCGGGGCGCTGGCGTCGAGCCTTTCGGGCGGCAACCAGCAGAAGATCGTCATCGGCAAATGGCTGGCGCACGGCGCCAAGCTGTTCATCTTCGACGAACCGACGGTCGGCGTCGATGTCGGCACCAAGGCGGAGATCTATCGCCTGTTCGGCGAGCTGTTGTCGAAGGGCGCCGGCATCATCCTGATCTCGTCCTATTTGCCGGAGGTCTACGAACTGGCCGACACGCTGCACGTGTTCCGGCGCGGCAAGCTGGTGGCCACGCACGGGTTCCACACCGCCAGTCACGAGGACATTCTCACGCAGGCGCTCGCCGAGAAACAAGAAAAACTGGGAGGACAGACATGA
- the phnK gene encoding phosphonate C-P lyase system protein PhnK, whose amino-acid sequence MTDEPLLRVSALSKFYGSRVGCDNVSFDLWPGEVLAVVGESGSGKTTLLNCLSTRLLPSSGTASYRMRDGQFRELYRMSEAERRFLMRTDWGFVHQNPADGLRMTVSAGANVGERLMAVGDRHYGKIRATAVDWLSRVEIEEDRIDDEPRAFSGGMRQRLQIARNLVTGPRLVFMDEPTGGLDVSVQARLLDLLRGLVTDLGLAAIVVTHDLAVARLLSQRMMVMKDGRVVESGLTDRVLDDPRAPYTQLLVSSILQV is encoded by the coding sequence ATGACCGACGAACCGCTGCTGCGCGTCTCGGCGCTCTCCAAGTTCTATGGCTCGCGGGTCGGCTGCGACAATGTCTCCTTCGACCTGTGGCCGGGCGAGGTTCTGGCTGTCGTCGGCGAGTCCGGCTCCGGCAAGACGACGCTGCTCAACTGCCTGTCGACGCGGCTGCTGCCTTCCTCCGGCACAGCCAGCTACCGCATGCGCGACGGCCAGTTCCGCGAGCTCTACCGCATGAGCGAGGCCGAGCGCCGCTTCCTGATGCGCACCGACTGGGGCTTTGTCCATCAGAACCCAGCCGACGGCCTGCGCATGACGGTCTCGGCCGGCGCCAATGTCGGCGAACGGCTGATGGCGGTCGGCGACCGCCACTACGGCAAGATCCGCGCTACCGCGGTCGACTGGCTGTCGCGCGTCGAGATCGAGGAAGACCGCATCGACGACGAACCGCGCGCCTTTTCCGGCGGCATGCGTCAGCGGCTGCAGATCGCCCGCAATCTCGTCACCGGGCCACGGCTGGTGTTCATGGATGAGCCGACCGGCGGCCTGGATGTCTCGGTGCAGGCCCGCCTGCTTGATCTCTTGCGCGGCTTGGTCACGGACCTCGGCCTTGCCGCGATCGTCGTCACCCACGACCTCGCCGTGGCGCGGCTGCTGTCGCAGCGCATGATGGTGATGAAGGACGGCCGCGTCGTCGAAAGCGGCCTCACCGACCGCGTCCTCGACGACCCGCGCGCGCCCTACACGCAATTGCTCGTTTCCTCGATTTTGCAGGTGTGA
- a CDS encoding aldo/keto reductase: MEKRRIGQTALEVTEVSFGGAAIGGLYRACSREAAMETLQGAWEAGLRYFDTAPFYGFGLSERRFGDFLRYKPRDSYVLSTKVGRLLHPVPEDQVPDHSYVDPLPFALDYDYSYDGIMRSVEFSYARLGLNRIDILFVHDIGVYTHGVEKTKLHFRQLMDGGLKALEELKRAGTISAYGLGVNEVQICLDVMRRAPLDCILLASRYSLLDRSAEAELLPLCRAQRTSLVIGGVFNSGILATGPVQGAHFDYQPASRDVLDRVDAMEKIAAEGGYPLPAAAFQFPLHEPAVATVLTGTAKLANLTRNLELLDIDVPETDYARYRPYTVVQELH; the protein is encoded by the coding sequence ATGGAAAAACGCCGCATCGGCCAGACCGCGTTGGAGGTCACCGAAGTCAGTTTCGGAGGCGCCGCGATCGGCGGCCTCTACCGGGCGTGTTCGCGCGAAGCGGCAATGGAAACGCTGCAGGGTGCCTGGGAGGCGGGCCTGCGCTATTTCGACACCGCGCCCTTCTACGGTTTCGGCCTGTCGGAACGGCGCTTCGGCGATTTCCTGCGCTACAAGCCACGTGATTCCTATGTGTTGTCGACCAAGGTCGGCCGCCTGCTTCACCCGGTGCCCGAAGATCAGGTGCCAGACCACTCCTATGTCGATCCGCTGCCCTTCGCGCTGGACTACGACTATTCCTATGACGGCATCATGCGCTCGGTCGAGTTCAGCTATGCGCGCCTTGGGCTAAACAGGATAGACATCCTGTTTGTCCACGATATCGGCGTTTACACGCACGGTGTCGAGAAAACCAAATTGCACTTTCGCCAGTTGATGGACGGCGGCCTCAAGGCGCTCGAGGAGCTGAAGCGGGCCGGCACGATTTCCGCCTACGGGCTCGGCGTCAATGAAGTCCAGATCTGCCTCGACGTGATGCGCCGCGCGCCGCTCGACTGCATCCTGCTCGCCAGCCGCTATTCCTTGCTCGACCGCAGCGCGGAAGCCGAATTGCTGCCGCTGTGCCGGGCGCAACGGACCTCGCTTGTCATTGGCGGGGTTTTCAACTCAGGCATATTGGCGACCGGGCCGGTGCAAGGGGCGCATTTCGACTACCAGCCCGCCAGCCGCGATGTTCTCGACCGTGTCGATGCCATGGAGAAGATCGCCGCTGAAGGTGGCTACCCGCTGCCCGCCGCCGCGTTCCAGTTTCCTTTGCACGAACCCGCGGTCGCCACTGTGCTGACCGGTACCGCAAAATTGGCAAACCTGACGCGCAACCTCGAACTGCTCGATATCGACGTGCCGGAGACGGACTATGCCAGGTATCGTCCCTACACGGTGGTGCAGGAACTGCATTGA
- a CDS encoding alpha-D-ribose 1-methylphosphonate 5-phosphate C-P-lyase PhnJ — protein sequence MTAQPTDIATYNFAYLDEQTKRMIRRAILKGIAIPGYQVPFASREMPMPYGWGTGGVQVTASIIGPDDVLKVIDQGADDTTNAVSIRAFFKKVANVAVTTDTATATIIQTRHRIPEHPLTAGQVLVYQVPIPEPLRFLEPRETETRKMHALEEYGLMHVKLYEDIAKHGRIATTYAYPVKIEGRYVMDPSPTPKFDNPKMHRSPALQLFGAGREKRIYAVPPFTDVVSLDFEDHPFEVQTFDQPCALCAAENVYLDEVILDDHGGHMFVCSDTDYCEKRRADGHRGHLAPETDLAAGNMEPAQ from the coding sequence ATGACTGCGCAACCGACAGACATCGCCACCTACAACTTCGCCTATCTCGACGAGCAGACCAAGCGGATGATACGCCGCGCGATCCTCAAGGGCATCGCCATTCCGGGCTACCAGGTGCCGTTCGCCTCGCGCGAAATGCCGATGCCCTATGGCTGGGGCACTGGCGGCGTGCAGGTCACCGCGTCGATTATCGGCCCCGACGATGTGCTCAAGGTCATCGACCAGGGCGCCGATGACACCACCAATGCCGTGTCGATCCGCGCCTTCTTCAAGAAAGTCGCTAACGTCGCGGTCACCACCGATACCGCCACCGCCACCATCATCCAGACCCGTCACCGCATCCCCGAACATCCACTCACGGCGGGCCAGGTGCTGGTCTACCAGGTGCCCATCCCCGAACCGCTGCGCTTCCTCGAGCCGCGCGAGACCGAAACGCGGAAAATGCATGCGCTGGAAGAATACGGCCTCATGCATGTGAAGCTCTATGAGGACATCGCCAAGCACGGCCGCATCGCCACCACCTATGCCTATCCGGTCAAGATCGAGGGCCGCTATGTGATGGACCCGTCGCCGACGCCAAAATTCGACAATCCCAAGATGCACCGCTCGCCGGCCCTGCAGCTGTTCGGCGCCGGCCGCGAAAAGCGCATCTACGCCGTGCCGCCCTTCACCGATGTGGTGAGCCTCGACTTCGAGGATCATCCGTTCGAGGTGCAGACTTTCGATCAGCCCTGTGCGCTGTGCGCGGCCGAGAATGTCTATCTCGACGAGGTCATCCTCGACGACCATGGCGGCCACATGTTCGTCTGCTCCGACACCGATTATTGCGAGAAGCGGCGCGCCGACGGCCATCGCGGCCACCTTGCCCCCGAAACCGATCTTGCAGCAGGAAACATGGAGCCGGCGCAATGA